The Lewinellaceae bacterium nucleotide sequence GGGGTTTATCTCCCCACAGGACGGGAACTTTTCCGTTTCACCCCGGGCAATCCGACCATCGAACTGGCGGCCGACATCAATCAAACCACCGTCGGTTCGGATCCCTACGGATTTACCCCTTTTAACGGAAAATTGTATTTTTCAGCCAGTGAGTTTAACAGCGGCAATGAAATTTGGGTATATGATCCGGGTACGGGAATGGTGAATATCCTTTCGGATGCGCCGGGCAGCATTTCCCCTAACGGATTTACAAGCCTGGGAGGGAAATTATACTTTTCAGGGATTGATCCTAACGCGGGATACGGAATATTGTATTATGATGATATTACAAACCAGATCATCCCCACTTCCTACCTTACCCCCAGTGATGTTGGTCATATCACCGATATCACCTCTTACAACGGGCTGCTTTATTTCAGCCCCAACGACGATGTGGTAGGAAAGGAGTTGTTTGTTTACCATCCTTCAACCAATACCTATAATTTCGTTTCAGATCTTAACCCTTCAGGCGGTAGTAACCCTGAGAATTTGTTCGTTTTTGAGGGTGACCTTTACTTCAGTGCCAATGACGGAACATCCGGCAATGAACTATGGAAATACAATGATGCCACGGGCCAGGTCACCCTGGTAGCGGATATCAATCCGGGGGAAGATAGCAGCAATCCGCAGTGGTTTAGAGCTTATAATGGGGAATTGTATTTCAGTGCCTATAAACCTGACGCCTCCTACCAGCTTTTTAGTTATGACCCGGAAAATGATGTTCTAACCCAAAGAACCGAGATTTCAGGCAATCTCAATCCGGAATTCCTGGCGGTTTATCATGATAAATTATTTTTCAACGGCCGTTTTTCATCATCGGTAAATGCCGAATTGGTCTATTACGATGCAGCAACGGACGAAACGGTTTTAACGGGAGATCTTCATCCGAGTGCGAGTAATCCCTATTATTTAGTCGTTTTCAATGACAAGCTCTATTTCTCCACCCTCACTGAAGATTACGGTCGGGAATTATGGGAATACAATGATACTACGCTGGCCATCGTAGCTGACATCCGCCCCGGCATACCTGATGCTGATCCGGCTTACCTGACGCTTTTTAATGAAAAATTGTATTTCTCTGCCAATGACGGAATACGGGGCGCTGAAATATGGAGCCTGGCGGAATGCCTTAATGTTTTTGTGGATACCGAGCCGCAAATCGATGATATTCCCGGCAATATCGATCTGACCATACAGGGAGGATTGCCGCCTTATACCATTTCGTGGAATACAGGATCGGTAACAGAAGACATAGAGAACCTGGAACAAGGAACTTATACCGCAACCGTCACCGATGCCTCGGGTTGCTTATCGGTAATCACTGCAGAAGTAGGCTTTATTAATCACACAGAAGAAATCATTCCCGAAAGCCGGGTTATGCTTTATCCTAATCCAAATACCGGGTCTTTTACCTTGAAAATACCCGGGCTGAAAATGGAAGCCGTTGAGATTTTTGACATGAATGGACGATTGATCTATCAAAAACTGGCCAATGAAAATCCTGAAGAAACAGACATTCATTTGAGGTACGCGCCTTCCGGCATTTACTGGGTACGACTCCGTACAACAGAAGGGGTGGCTCGAAAGCGGTTTGTAAAAGAATAAACTTTAGGAGGCTGACGGCCGACGATCTAAAGCTAACAGGGGTGATGAGTCTGATTTTTTGGGGAAGAAAAGTCTAAAAATTGGATTCTTTGGAACACTTTAAAAATTGCCCCGCCTACTATGTTTAACGGTAATCTTCCCGCACCGGGTGAAAGACGTCGAGTAATTTGCTCTTTTCGAGGGCAAGCCCGGAATGTTTTACATTGGACGGGATAACGATCATATCTCCGGGTTGCAGGAGAATCGTCTTGCCTTCGAGGGTTAATTCAAATGCGCCCTCGATCAATTGGGTCACCTGTTCGTGAACGTGGTGATGCTCCGGAAGCATGGCCCCCTGTTCCACCTCCACCAGGGAAAAGGTCATATTGGCTGTATGAATCATGCTGGCCAGGAAGCCCGGAACGATCTCTTTTTGTGGCTGGTCAGCCAATTTTAATTTCTCCATGCAAAAATTTAAATTTAATCAATCCTATCAACCAGTAACGAGCACCAAGCAACCAGCAACCAGCAACCAGTAACAAGTAACCAGTAACAAGCAACCAGCATCGAGTAACCAGTATCGAGTAACCAGCCAAGCATCAGCCTACCACCCTCCGCCGGCACCGCCGCCGCCAAAACCACCGCCGCCGAAGCCGCCAAAACCACCGCCGCCACCACCGCCTGATCCACCGCCAAAGCCGCCGCCTGGGAAAATGAAAAATCCGCCGCCTCTTCTTCTTCTGTTTTGGTCTTCATAACGACCTCCACGATAATAACCTCCGTCGTCATCGTCATCTCCACCGCCGAAGTTGGAAAAAATGAAAATGATGATAATCAGGAAAATGATGATGTAAATTCCGGAGACCCCTCCTTTGGCTTTCCGTTTGCCTGCTTCAGGATTGACATACTCCCCACGCCCGAGATCCATGATGGCATCTGTGGCCTGGTCCAGTCCGCCGTAATAATTGCCTTGTTTGAATGCCGGGGTAATGATATTGTCTATGATCCTTTTGGACATGGCATCGGGAAGGTAACCTTCCGAGCCGTAACCGGTTTGAATTCTTACCCTGCGGTCCTGTTTGGCAACGTAAATGAGTACGCCGTTATCATTGCCAGCGGTGCCGATTCCCCAAGCCTGTGCCATTCGATTGGTATATTCGAATTCATCTTCCCCGTCCAGGGAATTTTCGGTCACAATCACAATAGCGGTGGAAGTCTCTTCCTGATATTGTCTGAGTTTGCGCTCCAGGCCAGCCTTTTCGGCAGAAGAAAGCATTCCGGCAAAATCATTTACCGCATTGGTCGTCCTTTGAGGAAGCTGTTTTTGTCCGATAAGGGCGGTTGTCAGTAACAAAAACAGGGGTAATATTCTAAGTTTAAGTTTCATATTATTATCTGTAAATCTTAACTGCTGTAGGAAATTTCATCCGGCAGTTCATTTTCATCGTCATCCTGATAAGGGAAATTGCTTTTAAGCTTTTCTCCTATCCGGCTGATAACGGCACAAACGCCATCGCAGAAAGCACCTCTTTTGAAGTGCTCCTGCATCAGGCTTTTCTCTTCGTCCCAAAAATTTTCGGGTACCACTCCATCAATCCCTTTATCACCGATAATGGCGAATTGCCGGTCATTGGGAGCAATTAAAATGAGTACTCCGTTACGGGCCTTTGTTTTATGCATTCCAAGGCGTTTGAAAACACGAACTGCCAGGTCTATAACCGGCCCTTTCAGTTTATCTTCCAAATGCACCCTGATTTCGCCGGAGGTATCTAACTCCGCTTTGCGAATGGATGAGATGATGGCCTCTTCTTCTTCTTTACTAAAAAAATGGATCATATTTTAAAATTCAACCTGTGGAGCATTTTCGGAACCTTCCTGGGCCTCGAACTGGGTCTTATCCCCGAATCCGAAAATGGAGGCAAAGAAACTGGCCGGAAATTTACGCACCTTTTTATTGTAGGCCGTCACTTCATCATTGTAACGATCCCTTTCCACTTTAATCCTGTTTTCTGTTCCTTCCAACTGCACCTGAAGCTCTTTAAAGTTGGAGTTGGCCTGCAACTGCGGATAATTTTCAGTGATGAGTAATAATTTACCCAAAGACTGTGACAATCCTGATTGGGCTTCCTGGAATGCTTTCATTTGTTCCGGGGTGGACTTTGAAGGATCAACGGTGATGCTTGTGGCTTTGGCACGTGCATTCACCACTGCTTCCAGGGTTTCCCTCTCGTGAGCTGCAGCTCCTTTAACCGTGTTTACCAGGTTGGGAATCAGATCCGCACGACGCTGGTAGGCGCTTTGTACTTTTCCCCAGGCATTTTCGACATTCTCTTCCATGTCGACGAATTTGTTGTAATTGTTACAACCGCTCATCAGCAGGATTAATCCTAAAACAACAATGACTACTGTTACAGTTAGTGATCTCATTTAATAATGTTTTGATTTATTAATTTGACAAAATTTAAAAACACAGATGGAATAAATACTGAAACACAGGATTTTAATTGCTGTGTTTTCAAAATTTGCCTTTTTGTTAATGGTAAACAAAAATGTTATTGAGTTAATTTTTTTTTCATTTTGAAATTTTGCAAGATCTCTCCGCGGCACGGAACCTGTTGTTCCTTCACGACGTAAAAGCCCTTGCGTTCAAAAAAAGGTCTCGCAGTGATGCTTATATCTGAAACGATGGTTTCATTCTTTTGTTCAATGGCCTTACGTTCCATTTCCGCATACAAAAATGAGGCTACCCCCATTCTTTGACAAGTTTTATCGACGAACATCGTATCCAGGTACCCTTTCGGGTCTATTGAACTGAATCCTGCCATTTTTTCATCGATTTCTGCAAAAACAAAATACTGGGTGGCAATCTTTTTTGCCCACCGTTCCTTATCTGCTGAACCGGCGGCCCATGCTTTTAACTGGTTTTCGTTGTAGTCTTTATCGTTCACATTTAAGATGGTTTCCCGGAATAGTTCGAGTATTTTGTCTAAGTGGTTTATGTTAGCTTGATATAGTATCATTTTAAAAGAAGTCCGTTTTTTTTTACCGCAGCGCGCGCGGAGAAGGCGCAAAGGACGCGGAGAAATCTTTGCGTCCTTCGCGGTTAAATTTTTATTTCGTTTTTTCTAAACATCTCTAATTAGAAATTATTTTTTTCATTAAACAAATCAAACAAGGTATCCCCTGCCTTAAAAGAAGAAACCTCCCCTTTCAATACCTGATCTTCAATTATTTTAATTTGCTTTTTCACTTTGGGATGATTAAAAAACCGGTCTTTCAGTTTGGCATTGATGTATTCAAACATCCAGTACCTGGCCTGGGAACGTCTGTTGCTTTCAAAAAGGTTTTTGGCTTTCATTTCCAGCTTAAACCGTTCAAGCTGCTCCGCAATCTGAATCACCCCTGTATTCTCAAGTGCCGAACAAAGCATAACCTTTACAGGCCATCCGTTTTCTTTGGCCGGAAAAAGATGCACGGCATTCTGATAGGCTTGTTTCGCCTGCTGGGCGGCCAACATCCTATCATTATCCGCCTTATTCACCGCAATGAGGTCGGCCATTTCCATCACTCCGCGTTTGATGCCCTGCAATTCATCGCCGGCACCGGGAAGCAATAACAACAGGAAAAAATCGACCATGGAATGCACTGCCGTTTCCGACTGGCCCACACCTACCGTTTCTATGATGATCATATCAAACCCGGCCGCTTCGCACAACAGGATAGTCTCCCTGGTTTTTCGGGCAACTCCGCCGAGAGAATCCCCTGCCGCTGAAGGTCGGATATATGCAGCGGCGGCTCTCGATAATTTTTCCATCCGCGTTTTATCTCCAAGGATACTCCCCCTGGTCACCCCACTGGACGGGTCTATGGCCAATACAGCGACTTTCCTACCTTTTTGAATCTGATCCAGGCCGAAAGATTCAATAAAGGTACTCTTTCCCACTCCCGGCGAACCGGTAATGCCGAGTCGGAACGAATTTCCGGAGTGTGGTAAGCATTTTTCCACCAATTCCCGTGCCAGTTGGCGATGAGATTCAAGGGTGCTTTCCAGGAGGGTTATGGCTCTGCTCAGGATAATCCGGTCGCCGGCCAAAATGCCGCTGACATACTCATCAAGCATGAGTTCCTTTCTTTGATAATTTCCTCCCCTGGGATTGATCACCGACTTTTTATTTTTTTCCTGATCTGGGTCCATTTGTCTTAAAAAACGCCGTTTAACAGTTCCTTAGTGAGTGTTAAAGTTAAAGTTTTAAAGGAGAGTGCATTTTAACATTTAAATTATCTCCTTCATATTCAATGACTTGCCACCAAAATATCCTTTAACACCTGTGTCCAAATTTACGCCTAAAAGTTAAACTCTCCTAATTTTTACACCAAAGGCTTCCGGTCACTTTTTACCTATTGCAGGAGTAATTTTTTTGTCTCTTCTTTGTGTCAACAACCCAAAAAAACAATCTGTTTTTCAGACGGCTTATTGATAATCCGTCACCCAAAATGCTGAAGGAAACCGAAAACCCTAAACCCAAAACGCGCTCTTGACACTATTAACTAACGCGGATGTAAAACAAACATCCGCCATTACATCGCCTAAAGAGGCTGTAAAGCTATGAAAACGGCCCATTGGCCACACTAAAAACCGCCACGAGCTCTGACCTGTAATTTTGTGTAAATCACGTAATTACTGTGGTTCTCTTCACTGTCATTGCTCTGGCGGTTTTTTATTTTTCCCCTGGATAATGGGCCTATTTTAACCAGCGGATTTTGAAATAGCACTCGAAAAAAAATTTAATTCAACATGGCTATCCCAAAAAACAATAAAATTAGCATGCCTGACAATAATAAAATATTCAAAGCCAGACCAATGGGCTTATAGTATTTGTGGCTTTCTTTTTTAACATAACCAAGGATACTGAAGATCAATCCCAAAACAGTAAAAACAGGAATGGGGAGCACCAATAGAATGATTGTCCAGGGCAGTCCTTCCCCGGATCTAAGAATGACGGGATCTCTTAGGAAAGAAAATAAGCACAGGAATAAAGTCAGGACAGCCAAACCAAACCCAAGTTTAGCAAAGAGCGCGTTGGTGCCCTGGGTATTTTGCTTGCTAAATTGTTCACTCATGGATTCGCAATTTCTTTTCAAACCGGCCTTTTATTTTGAACAACAACTACCCGATCACTCCCCCTTGAACAAAGGTTTCCGTTTTTCTAAAAAGGCCTGAACGCCTTCCTTGAAATCATAAGTCTGGCCGGCTTCCGACTGGAGGTGATCCTCTATATCGAGCTGATTATCCAGATCTTTTTCGGAAGAATAGTTTAGAGCACGTTTGATCAGTCCAAGGGCTTTGGTGGGCATTTGCGAAAGGGTTTCGGCCAGGGCCCAGCTTTCGGCCTCGAATTTTTTATCGGGAATGACTTTGTAGATCATGCCCATAGCTTCGGCTTCGGCAGCGGTGACCTTATCGCCCAACATCATTAAAGCAGCGGCTCGTTGGCGTCCGATCAACCTTGGAAGAAAATAGGTTCCTCCGCTATCGGGAATCAAGCCTATTTTTGAAAAGGCCTGGATAAAAACGGCAGAAGCTGCCGCCACAGTGATATCACATCCAATGGCAAAGTTTGCCCCAGCGCCTGCAGCTACCCCGTTGATAGCTCCTACAATAGGTTTTTCAATGCTCCTTAACTGTCGGACGATGGGATTGAAATGCTCTCCCAATATGGTTGACAAATCCGGAGGATTTTCTCCCGTTATTTCCTGAAGATCCTGACCCGCACAGAAAGCTTTACCGGACCCCGTCAAATAAATAGCCCTGACCTCCATGTCCTCTTCACATTCCTCCAGCACCCGCTGAAGTTCGAGGGACATTTCACGGTTAAAACTATTGTACACCTCAGGGCGGTTGAGGGTGATTTTGGCGACGTTGCCGATTTTTTCGAAAAGAATGGTGGACATGCTGGTTACTGGTTACTGGTTACTGGTTAATTTGGAGTGATTACAAAGAAATAGAATTTTTTGGATATAAAAAAGGTTAAAGACTAAAGTGAACTCTCAAAACTCATTGAACAACCCTGACCTCCGGTACAGGATGAACTGCGCTCAACTTGAACCCTTTGAACTCTCCCGACCTGCGGTACGGAGTCAGGGCCTAATTGCAATGCCAACCGTTTTTAGTGACACTTGAAATAATCAAAAGGCTCTTTGCATGCATTGCATTTGTAAAGGGATTTACAGGCCGTGGAGCCAAAAAGGCTGATCATGGTCGTATCTTCAGCCCCGCAACGCGGACATGCAACGGTCACCTCTTTGCCAAAAAGGATGGATTTATCCGGAGAACTTCCGACAGGAGGCGCGATGCCGTAAGCACGTAATTTCTCCTTGCCGGAGGAGCTGATCCAGTCCGTAGTCCAGGCAGGATGCAGCACAGTAGTAACTTTTACTTTATCGATTCCGGAATGTTGAAGCAGAGATTTGATGTTGACTTCAATAAAGTCCATAGCCGGGCAGCCGGAGTAAGTTGGCGTAATGATCACTTCCACTTCCCCTTCACTGACCTTGACGTCCCTGACGATTCCAAGATCAACAATAGAAAGGACGGGAATCTCCGGATCTTTTACTTCTTCCAGCAATTCCCTGAAATATTTTTCATTTTTTTCCATTACTAATCGACTTTTGTCATATCCAGGTTACGCACCATCATCAGGTACGACCGGGCAAACTCTGTCATGGAATCATAATTGAGGGCGGAGAGCGAAGGACTGAGTTTAGGAAAAACCCCTTCATTTTTATCGACTATTTTTTCAATAGCTTTTTTGATGGCTTTTTTATTGAGATTACCCGTTTCTTCTTCGGTGAATTTTAAGGTAAATCCAAGGTTTTTAAAATATTCCCTTTCCGTGATCTGGTAATACAAATGGAGAAAATCCCTGTCAGGACGTGGCGCGGCAAAATTAAACAGGCAATAACCAACGATGAAGCCTGGAATTGCCATGGCCACTTCCATGTACTTGTTCTCACAATACCAGTCCATGTGTTTCAATTCACCATCGATGAAACTCACCACCCGATCATGGGTCACGGACGGAGTAATGCCAAAAGTAGCTTTCACTCGGTACATTTCCTTGAAGAAGGCTTTCTTCTTACGATCCAGGAGTTTTTCCAGTTCCCGGGACAACAAACGATTTTTTTCAGCGATGCTTTTATCGTCAATAGCAAAATAAAGCCGGTTCATACGTTCCAGCGCTTCCATCATAAAACCCTCCGGTTTCACGAGGTAATCAAGCTTGTACACCAGGTTGAGCAATAAATACCCTATTCCTCCTGGATATTTGTCAGCGTCGAGCGCGCCTTCCTTTATTTCCAGCAGGACTTTATTGATTTCAGAAACAATAAAATTATACTTTACTTCTTTGACCGGTTCGGGAATTTCGATGAGATGGGAAACTTCCATAGGCTGAAGCATATCAAATTCATCGAGCAGGAGATCATCAAATTTATCTGCCTGGATCGCCATTTCCTTGAGGGCGAAATATAGTTTATAAGGGGATCCGTCGAGGGTATAAGAATCAAATACCACGAGCAATTCATTTTCATCCCCAAGAGCAAACCTGCCGAAGTTCATACTAAAATTCTTTTCCAGCAGTCTCCTTAGAAAACCAACATTGAGTTGATCTGTTTTGGCAATACTGGCCTTGGCCCGGAAATTTTTATCGTCGGCAAACCCGCTGATTTTTTTGGATCCCTGGAAAATTTCAAATCTTATCCCGCCATTTTCTTCCCACCAATGTACATTGTCTTCTTCTTCATCGCGGAGATAATTAAAAAAAGCCCGGTAAGAATCCAGGTATTGCGCTTCCTCAAATTTTTCCAGGGCGGCATCCCAGGCATCATAATTTGCCCCAACCTTATAGGAATCACTATACCGTCCAAACCGGATGTCCGGTTGTGCTATAGTTTCTTCCTTTGCACCAAAAATACGATCAAGAAAACTCATCGGCTATTTTCTATTATTTCAATATCAATTCAAGGCCGAAATTACTATTTTTAAATGGAAAAACGGAAGATAAAAGCAAGTAACTCCAGTTGCATTGCAACTTAAGCAAATTCCAGAAAACATTTTCAACCTCCCAATCCAAAAATCAGGCGCCTTTAATTCTATAGTGCATTATGTTTTGTAATTTAGTGATAGCCGGGTGGTTAACATCAGGGGGCCAATCTTTCGATAAGCCACTCCCCGTTTTCCTGTAAAGTATAATTAAACCGATCGTGCAGTCTGTTGGTCCGGCCCTGCCAGAATTCAATTTCCGTGGCCACGACCCGGTATCCACCCCAAAAAGCAGGAAGGGGCACCTCTTTGTCCTGGAACTTATTTTTCATTTCCTCAAATTTGGCATGAAGCAATGATCGGGTGGTGATCACGCTACTTTGGTTGGAACACCAGGCCCCTAGCTGGCTGCCCCGGGGACGACTCAGGAAATACTTCAATGACTGCGCCGTTGGGACTTTTTCTACATGGCCCAAAATCTTTACCTGCCGCTGAAGATCAAGCCAGGGGAACAAAAGAGCGACTTTTGGATTACCCTCTATATCTCTCGCTTTTTTACTCTCGTAATTGGTATAGAACACAAATCCGGAGGTGTCAAAAAATTTCAAAAGGACTGTCCTGACCGACGGTTGCCCCTTTTGATCAACGGTTGCCAAAGTCATGGCGTTGGGTTCGATAAGGCCACTGTCCTTGGCCTGGACGAACCATTTTTCAAATTGCATTACAGGATCCATTTCCAGGTCTTTGCGCTGCAAACCCGAAAGTGAAAACTCTTCTCTCATGTTACTTATATCCATGTTGCTTTTCGCTGTTTGTTCGGTTATTTGTCGCTGGTTTCCGGGTGGTTTTCTTTTTCAAAATCAAGGAGCCATTTTTTGCGTTCAAGCCCTCCTCCGTAACCGGTTAAATGGCCGTTTTTGCCAATGACACGGTGACAGGGAATGATGACAGAGATCCGGTTGAATCCATTTGCCGTTCCAACAGCTCTTACCGCTTTGGGGTTTCCTGTTTTAATGGCCATTTGTTCGTAAGATAACGTTTCTCCGTAAGGAATGGTTTGCAGAGTTTCCCAAACTTTGTTTTGGAAGGCTGTTCCCGGTGTATGCAGTGGAATACTGAAGTTTTTCCTGTTGCCCTCAAAATATTCTTTCAACTGTACTTCGGTTTGGTCAAGGTGAGTATTTTTACCTGGCAGGATAACAGCATTGAGCCTTTTGGAAAGGTCCTTAAATTCCGTTTCGAGCATTTTCCGGTTGGTAAATTCCAACAGACAGAGCCCCTTTTCGGTGGCACAGGCGAACATGGGCCCCAATGGAGTCGTAAACCTGATAATATTGATCATATTCTTTTCCCCGGATTGAGTGGCTGAAGCACCGAAAATATTTTGATAACTGCTGTTAAAGCCGCTCAGTGATTCAAAACCGGCATCATAAGCGGCCTGGGTTACTGATTTCCCTCCGGATATTTCTTTATAGGCCAGGTTGATGCGCAACATCCGTTGGTATCCGTGAAAAGTCATATCATAATGTTTCCGGAACCACCGGCGGATGGTATTGGGTTCAATGCCCCGAAGCACCAGGTCATAATCTTTTATTTTTTTGTAGGGATGCTCATTCAGCTCCTCCAAAATGTCCCGAATGTAATCCGGCATGGCTTCGGCGGGCTCCATGGGCCTGCAAATCTTGCACGGGCGGTAACCGTTGAGTATGGCCTCATTTATGCTATCATAAAAGACTACATTTTCTTTTTTAGGCTTCCTCGCCGTACACGCCGGACGACAGAAGATACCGGTCGTTTTTACCGCCGTTATAAAAACGCCCTCATAGGTGGCATCTTTATCGAGGATAGCCTGGTATTTTTCCTGAAAGGTCAGTTGTTTTTTCATGGCACGAAAATACAACCTCCTCTTTTATTTTGCTACCGAAAACCTGACAAGCTTTTTTAACAGGCGGTGGCCGGCGGAGGAAGGACTGTCTTACGCTCCACCTGAAACCATTTGACTCCATCTAAGTAAGCTAAAATTTTCAATACACGCCCGATGCCCGCTGTTATTATTGCAACATAGTTATGTACACCATTTTTTACTGCTTATCTTTGGGCTTCCTGATCAAAATCCATTTTCATGACCGACTTTCGCACAAAAGTAAAACTTCCGGAATTCGAGATTCGCATTGATCACTGGACTTCGGTTTTATGTGTGGGTTCCTGTTTTGCGGAACATATATACCGGAAACTAACCGATCACAAGTTTCGCGCCTTTTTAAACCCATTTGGCATCCTCTATAATCCGGCGGTCATCAGTGATGCCCTGGATATGTTGTCTTACGAAAAACCGATACCGGACATAGAGCTGTTTTTTTACCAGGAACTGTGGCACAGTTTTGCCCATCACGGGCATTTTTCCCATCCCGACAAAGAGCAGGCTTTGTTGGCCATCAAAAGTAAGTTGGAGGCCGGCAGGGATTTTTTAACCGAAACCACCACCCTGATCATTACTTTGGGAACAGCACATGTTTATGTCTTTAAAAAAACCGGAAAAATTGTGGCCAATTGCCATAAAATCCCGGCGGCAAGCTTTTCCCGACGGATGCTCACCGTCGATGAAATCGTGAAATCACTAGGAGCTTCCTTTGAAAAAATGAAACGCGAACAACCTCAACTGGACATCATCCTGGCCGTAAGTCCCGTGCGTCACCTTCGCGACGGACTGGTTACCAATCAGAGGAGCAAGGCTACCCTTGTCCTGGCCGCCGCCGCACTCTGTTCTAATCACGATTACGTCCATTATTTCCCTTCCTATGAAATCGTGCTCGACGAATTGCGCGACTACCGCTTTTACGAAGAAGATATGGCCCATCCCAACAAGATTGCGGTGGATTATATCTGGTCTGCTTTTTCCGAGGCATTTTTCACCCCCCCGACCCGTGCCCTGGCCAAAAGGATCGGAAACATCACCCAGGCTGCAAGGCACAAGCCCTTTCACCCTCATACACAGGCACACCAGCATTTTATCCGACAACAACTGCTCCAAATTGAAGCATTGGAAAAGGAATATCGTTTTATTAATTTTGATGAAGAAATTGCTAATTTTAAAAAATATTTGATCGAATAGATTTGATCTAAAAAATTCACTTCGCACCACTTTCAAAAAAATGACCATGAAAAAATCGTTCTGCTTTCTTTTATTGTTTTCATTTCTCTTTACTGCTTTTTCAGTACAGGCCCAGCAATTGATAAGCAGCCAGTATCTCGGGCACCGCACCCAAAACTATCTGCAAAACACCTTTACTCCTTTGATCCAAAATGCCGTTGACCTGTATAGAATTACTTATGAAACGCTGGATATCCACGGGGCCTTGGACACTGCTTCGGGACTTGTTGTGATTCCTGTCAGGAACACTTCTTTCGCTTATCCTCTTTTGTGTTACCAGCACGGCACGGTTGATGGCCCCAATGACGTTCCCTCCCACCTTTCAGGAGGAGCCGAGTTGGCCATTGTTTTTGGCGGCATGGGATATGTGACTGCTGCTCCTGATTATCTGGGACT carries:
- a CDS encoding T9SS type A sorting domain-containing protein; this translates as MKRFPLTLLTLLFIFPLFSQLVLERDINQEPAWSDPDFVAQLNEVLYFRANDGIHGEELFQYDLVSETAQLVANIRPYEDDSGISEVIAFDGRIFFNARDGVGSDHYLYVYDPADGSAQRLIGSNGDVIREPGNFAVFNGNLFFAAEFTNNDSELGKYDPATNTVELLANLNPTGSSYPGSFNEVDGKLWFTANDGISDSRLWRYDPQTEMVENIIYESPQGVYPSMNFMHYFDGKFFFRSFVQGSGDELGVYDISTNTLLDVPEIYPGPGSSSPAEFTTYDGKLYFSARTQAHGRELRVYEPGTFTISLVEDIYPGGNGNPAGFMILDGKMYFAASVNETDRYLFSFASGDASVTQEATLDNGGDPNYLNTLFTTDGSIFLTGVYLPTGRELFRFTPGNPTIELAADINQTTVGSDPYGFTPFNGKLYFSASEFNSGNEIWVYDPGTGMVNILSDAPGSISPNGFTSLGGKLYFSGIDPNAGYGILYYDDITNQIIPTSYLTPSDVGHITDITSYNGLLYFSPNDDVVGKELFVYHPSTNTYNFVSDLNPSGGSNPENLFVFEGDLYFSANDGTSGNELWKYNDATGQVTLVADINPGEDSSNPQWFRAYNGELYFSAYKPDASYQLFSYDPENDVLTQRTEISGNLNPEFLAVYHDKLFFNGRFSSSVNAELVYYDAATDETVLTGDLHPSASNPYYLVVFNDKLYFSTLTEDYGRELWEYNDTTLAIVADIRPGIPDADPAYLTLFNEKLYFSANDGIRGAEIWSLAECLNVFVDTEPQIDDIPGNIDLTIQGGLPPYTISWNTGSVTEDIENLEQGTYTATVTDASGCLSVITAEVGFINHTEEIIPESRVMLYPNPNTGSFTLKIPGLKMEAVEIFDMNGRLIYQKLANENPEETDIHLRYAPSGIYWVRLRTTEGVARKRFVKE
- a CDS encoding cupin domain-containing protein — translated: MEKLKLADQPQKEIVPGFLASMIHTANMTFSLVEVEQGAMLPEHHHVHEQVTQLIEGAFELTLEGKTILLQPGDMIVIPSNVKHSGLALEKSKLLDVFHPVREDYR
- a CDS encoding TPM domain-containing protein, with the protein product MKLKLRILPLFLLLTTALIGQKQLPQRTTNAVNDFAGMLSSAEKAGLERKLRQYQEETSTAIVIVTENSLDGEDEFEYTNRMAQAWGIGTAGNDNGVLIYVAKQDRRVRIQTGYGSEGYLPDAMSKRIIDNIITPAFKQGNYYGGLDQATDAIMDLGRGEYVNPEAGKRKAKGGVSGIYIIIFLIIIIFIFSNFGGGDDDDDGGYYRGGRYEDQNRRRRGGGFFIFPGGGFGGGSGGGGGGGFGGFGGGGFGGGGAGGGW
- a CDS encoding TPM domain-containing protein, which codes for MIHFFSKEEEEAIISSIRKAELDTSGEIRVHLEDKLKGPVIDLAVRVFKRLGMHKTKARNGVLILIAPNDRQFAIIGDKGIDGVVPENFWDEEKSLMQEHFKRGAFCDGVCAVISRIGEKLKSNFPYQDDDENELPDEISYSS
- a CDS encoding LemA family protein; this translates as MRSLTVTVVIVVLGLILLMSGCNNYNKFVDMEENVENAWGKVQSAYQRRADLIPNLVNTVKGAAAHERETLEAVVNARAKATSITVDPSKSTPEQMKAFQEAQSGLSQSLGKLLLITENYPQLQANSNFKELQVQLEGTENRIKVERDRYNDEVTAYNKKVRKFPASFFASIFGFGDKTQFEAQEGSENAPQVEF
- a CDS encoding GNAT family N-acetyltransferase translates to MILYQANINHLDKILELFRETILNVNDKDYNENQLKAWAAGSADKERWAKKIATQYFVFAEIDEKMAGFSSIDPKGYLDTMFVDKTCQRMGVASFLYAEMERKAIEQKNETIVSDISITARPFFERKGFYVVKEQQVPCRGEILQNFKMKKKLTQ
- the meaB gene encoding methylmalonyl Co-A mutase-associated GTPase MeaB, producing the protein MDPDQEKNKKSVINPRGGNYQRKELMLDEYVSGILAGDRIILSRAITLLESTLESHRQLARELVEKCLPHSGNSFRLGITGSPGVGKSTFIESFGLDQIQKGRKVAVLAIDPSSGVTRGSILGDKTRMEKLSRAAAAYIRPSAAGDSLGGVARKTRETILLCEAAGFDMIIIETVGVGQSETAVHSMVDFFLLLLLPGAGDELQGIKRGVMEMADLIAVNKADNDRMLAAQQAKQAYQNAVHLFPAKENGWPVKVMLCSALENTGVIQIAEQLERFKLEMKAKNLFESNRRSQARYWMFEYINAKLKDRFFNHPKVKKQIKIIEDQVLKGEVSSFKAGDTLFDLFNEKNNF
- a CDS encoding 2-(1,2-epoxy-1,2-dihydrophenyl)acetyl-CoA isomerase yields the protein MSTILFEKIGNVAKITLNRPEVYNSFNREMSLELQRVLEECEEDMEVRAIYLTGSGKAFCAGQDLQEITGENPPDLSTILGEHFNPIVRQLRSIEKPIVGAINGVAAGAGANFAIGCDITVAAASAVFIQAFSKIGLIPDSGGTYFLPRLIGRQRAAALMMLGDKVTAAEAEAMGMIYKVIPDKKFEAESWALAETLSQMPTKALGLIKRALNYSSEKDLDNQLDIEDHLQSEAGQTYDFKEGVQAFLEKRKPLFKGE